In Halopiger aswanensis, the DNA window TCGGGAGTACCGGGACCTCGAACCGCGCGTCGAACTCGGACGGGGTCGGCGGGACCTCGCAGCGTTCGGCGCCATCGGGCTCGTAATCGGCGTCTTCGGCGGGCTGTTGGGAATCGGCGGGGCGGCGCTGTCGGCGCCGGCGCTCGTGCTGGTCGGGATCCCGATGCTCGTGACGATCGCGGTGACCCAGATCGTCGTGGTGTTCACCGCGCTCTTTACGGCGGTCAACTACCTGCTCCGCGATGCGATCGTCCTCGGACTGTTTGCGCCGATTACGGCGGCGTACCTCGGCGGCGTCGGGATCGGTTGGCTGCTCGCACACCGGATCGACGCGGATCGACTGAAATTCGCGCTGGGCGTCGTGCTGATCGGACTGGCGGTTTCGCTGGTCGTGTGAATCGGAGCGGCGACGGCGGTAACTGTCGTCGGACGATCGGTTGCGTCTCG includes these proteins:
- a CDS encoding sulfite exporter TauE/SafE family protein, producing the protein MLATEVLIALLALSFLGGVIVATIGPGGILIVTGLYLLTSLSSSEVAGTSSAIFTVGAVFGSLIYARSGEIDWRVAGVVSAAAAVGTWIGVQANASLSRQAYGVTLAFLLAIVGCNIVYREYRDLEPRVELGRGRRDLAAFGAIGLVIGVFGGLLGIGGAALSAPALVLVGIPMLVTIAVTQIVVVFTALFTAVNYLLRDAIVLGLFAPITAAYLGGVGIGWLLAHRIDADRLKFALGVVLIGLAVSLVV